From a region of the Nothobranchius furzeri strain GRZ-AD chromosome 12, NfurGRZ-RIMD1, whole genome shotgun sequence genome:
- the LOC107376631 gene encoding zinc finger protein OZF isoform X1 — translation MLNTKEDSQSLRMRRSPSAPGCGKAATSLCLDLNVFCFYRQHILQMVLVKEEPPDEQSANLDLQDPDHLQIKEEQEELWTSLQGEPFHLKEEETDAARFSFTTVYIKSEDDEEKPVFSQLHHQQTQDRDVPTSSSANQMAAETSRNPDLNHHQQTSDSSETEDSGDEDTELSDSGPETGEVNNDWNERRSSASDVKTVNKSFSCPECGKQFLHEWSLQKHMRVTGHSAKRSSDYLVNTKSVSHEQHVDSCRKVQTQLKSFSCDDCEKRFSRISSLNIHMRVHTGQISFVCEVCGQRFRHKTNLNRHKIVHTGLKLFACEVCGQRFSQKANLNIHMRVHTGQKPYVCELCGQRFSQKCSLISHVNVHTGQKPFVCEICGQRFSQKTHLNSHVRVHTGQKPFACELCGQRFSQKSHLNSHMRVHTGQKPFACELCGQNFCDKSTLNRHTRVHTGQRPFPCELCGQRFSQKTHLNRHLRVHI, via the coding sequence ATATCCTACagatggtgctggttaaagaagaacctCCTGATGAACAGAGTGCTAACCTGGACCTGCAAGACCCAGACCACCTTcagataaaggaggaacaggaagaactctggaccagtctgcAGGGAGAGCCGTTCCATTTGAAGGaggaggagactgatgctgccaggttttCCTTCACTACAGTTTATATAAAGagcgaggatgatgaagagaaacctgtgTTCTCACAACTTCATCACCAGCAAACacaagacagagatgttccaaccagcagctcagctaacCAGATGGCTGcagaaactagcaggaacccagatctgaaccatCATCAACAGACATCTGATTCCTCAGAGactgaagatagtggagatgaagacactgagctgtcagactctgggccGGAAACTGGAGAAGTAAacaatgactggaatgagaggAGGTCTTCTGCATCAGATGTTAAGACTGTCAACAAATCctttagctgccctgagtgtggtaaaCAATTTCTCCATGAGTGGTCCCTCCAGAAACATATGAGAGTGACAGGTCATTCAGCAAAAAGGTCTTCAGACTACTTGGTTAATACGAAAAGTGTTAGCCACGagcaacatgtagactcatgcaggaaagtccagacacaactaaaatcatttagttgtgatgactgtgagaaaagatttagcAGAATATCAAGTTTAAAcatacacatgagagtccacacaggacaaataTCCTTTGTCTGTGAGGTCTGTGGACAAAGGTTCAGAcataagacaaatttaaacagacacaagATAGTCCACACAGGACTGAAATTGTTTGCCTGTGAGGTCTGTGGacagagatttagccaaaaggcaaatttaaacattcacatgagagtccatacaggacagaaaccttatgtatgtgagctctgtggacaaagatttagtcaaaagTGTAGTTTAATCAGTCACGTgaatgtccacacaggacagaaaccttttgtttgtgagatctgtggacaaagatttagccagaagacacatttaaacagccacgtgagagtccacacaggacagaaaccttttgcttgtgagctctgtggacaaagatttagccaaaagtcacatttaaacagccacatgagagtccacacaggacagaaaccttttgcttgtgagctctgtggccaAAACTTTTGCgataagtcaactttaaacagacatACAAGAGTACACACAGGACAGAGAccttttccttgtgagctctgtggacaacgatttagccaaaagacacatttaaacagacacctGCGAGTTCACATATGA
- the LOC107376631 gene encoding zinc finger protein OZF isoform X2 — MATSNELPLQDHRSADSPCLHQYMDLDIINTDILQMVLVKEEPPDEQSANLDLQDPDHLQIKEEQEELWTSLQGEPFHLKEEETDAARFSFTTVYIKSEDDEEKPVFSQLHHQQTQDRDVPTSSSANQMAAETSRNPDLNHHQQTSDSSETEDSGDEDTELSDSGPETGEVNNDWNERRSSASDVKTVNKSFSCPECGKQFLHEWSLQKHMRVTGHSAKRSSDYLVNTKSVSHEQHVDSCRKVQTQLKSFSCDDCEKRFSRISSLNIHMRVHTGQISFVCEVCGQRFRHKTNLNRHKIVHTGLKLFACEVCGQRFSQKANLNIHMRVHTGQKPYVCELCGQRFSQKCSLISHVNVHTGQKPFVCEICGQRFSQKTHLNSHVRVHTGQKPFACELCGQRFSQKSHLNSHMRVHTGQKPFACELCGQNFCDKSTLNRHTRVHTGQRPFPCELCGQRFSQKTHLNRHLRVHI; from the coding sequence ATATCCTACagatggtgctggttaaagaagaacctCCTGATGAACAGAGTGCTAACCTGGACCTGCAAGACCCAGACCACCTTcagataaaggaggaacaggaagaactctggaccagtctgcAGGGAGAGCCGTTCCATTTGAAGGaggaggagactgatgctgccaggttttCCTTCACTACAGTTTATATAAAGagcgaggatgatgaagagaaacctgtgTTCTCACAACTTCATCACCAGCAAACacaagacagagatgttccaaccagcagctcagctaacCAGATGGCTGcagaaactagcaggaacccagatctgaaccatCATCAACAGACATCTGATTCCTCAGAGactgaagatagtggagatgaagacactgagctgtcagactctgggccGGAAACTGGAGAAGTAAacaatgactggaatgagaggAGGTCTTCTGCATCAGATGTTAAGACTGTCAACAAATCctttagctgccctgagtgtggtaaaCAATTTCTCCATGAGTGGTCCCTCCAGAAACATATGAGAGTGACAGGTCATTCAGCAAAAAGGTCTTCAGACTACTTGGTTAATACGAAAAGTGTTAGCCACGagcaacatgtagactcatgcaggaaagtccagacacaactaaaatcatttagttgtgatgactgtgagaaaagatttagcAGAATATCAAGTTTAAAcatacacatgagagtccacacaggacaaataTCCTTTGTCTGTGAGGTCTGTGGACAAAGGTTCAGAcataagacaaatttaaacagacacaagATAGTCCACACAGGACTGAAATTGTTTGCCTGTGAGGTCTGTGGacagagatttagccaaaaggcaaatttaaacattcacatgagagtccatacaggacagaaaccttatgtatgtgagctctgtggacaaagatttagtcaaaagTGTAGTTTAATCAGTCACGTgaatgtccacacaggacagaaaccttttgtttgtgagatctgtggacaaagatttagccagaagacacatttaaacagccacgtgagagtccacacaggacagaaaccttttgcttgtgagctctgtggacaaagatttagccaaaagtcacatttaaacagccacatgagagtccacacaggacagaaaccttttgcttgtgagctctgtggccaAAACTTTTGCgataagtcaactttaaacagacatACAAGAGTACACACAGGACAGAGAccttttccttgtgagctctgtggacaacgatttagccaaaagacacatttaaacagacacctGCGAGTTCACATATGA